DNA from Acuticoccus sediminis:
AGCACCGTCAGCATCACCACCGAGGCGCCGATGATGCCGGTCGCGGCGGCGAGCACGGTGCCCATCAGCACAACCGCCAGCGCGAGGCCGCCGGGGACGGCGCGCATCAGCCGTTGCAGCGTCAGGAGAAGATCCTCCGCGAGCCGCGTCTTCTCCATGATGATGCCCATGAAGATGAACATCGGCGCCGCGACCAGCACGGCGTTGTCGATCGTGCCGGAGAAGATGCGGTTGGGGATCAGCGTCGCCTGCACGACGCGCATCTCGCCGACGGCGATGGCGAGGAGGCCGAAGGTGAGGCTGACCCCCATCAGCATGATCGCCACCGGCGCGCCGGAGAACAGCGTGACGATCAGGGCGAGGAACATCGCGCCCGGGAGGGCGTCGGCGATCATCTGGGTCATGACCGGTCCACCCACGGGTCGGCGAGGAGGTCCGGCCGGCGCAGCGCCACGATGGCACGCATCAGCACCGAGACGCCGCCCATGATGGCGAGCACGGCAGCCGCGGGAATGGCGGTCTTGATGATCCAGCGGTCGGACAGGCCGACGCCCCCGGGGCTCCCCTCGCCGCGCTCGTAGGAGCGCATGACGAAGTCGAGGCCGAACCAGAAGATGAGCGCCATGAAGGGGATGAGGAAGACGATGATGGCGAGGATCTCGATGCGCATCTTCGTCGCGGTCGAGAACGAGTTCGAGAACACGTCGATCCGCACGTGCGCGTTGTGGACGTAGGCGTAGCCGAAGCCCAGCACCGCGATCGCGCCGTGGATGTGCCATTCGAGCTCCTGGAGCTTGAAGGACCCGGTCGAGAAGAAGCGGCGGCCGATGACGTCGTAGATGATGACGGCCATCAGGACGAGGAGCAGCCAGCCGATGATGCGCGCCACGATGCGGCACGGCACGGCGAGGACTTCGGCGATGATGAGCAGCGAACGCATGGGCAAACAGGCGGGAGGCGCCCGGATGGGCGCCCCCCGTCAGATCATTTCACGTAGCCGATGTCGGACCACTGCTTGTAGTCCTCACGGAACTTGGAAAGGCTGTCCCAGGCGCGCTTGAAGTCCGGATCGGCCGCCGACTGCTCGGCGACGACCTCGTCCCATGCGCCGCGGAAGGCGTCCATCATCGCGTCGTTCCACTTGTGGACCTGGACGCCCGCGGCCTCCAGCTCGGCCAGCGGCTTCAGCTGCTCGGCCTCGCCGCGCGCGGAGGTGGTGGCGACGTTCGCCGCGCAGGCCGTCTGGATCGCGAACTGGTTCTGTTCGGACAGGTTGTCCCAGGCGTCCTGGTTGATGATGAAGGTGATCAGCGAGGTCTGCTGGTGCCAGCCGGGGAAGTAGTAGTGCGAGGCGTACTCGTTCATCCCCAGCGACTTGTCGATCAGCGGGAAGGAGATCTCCGCCGCGTCGATGGTGCCGAGGCGCAGGCCCGTCATGGTGTCGGCGACGGGCATCGACTGGGCTTCCGCGCCGAGCTTCTGCATCACCGCCGCGCCGAGGCCGAAGATGCGCATCTTCAGGCCGGCGAGGTCCTCGGGGCTGTTGATCTCCTTGGCGAACCAGCCGGACGCTTCCGGCACGAGGATCGCGCAGAGCTCGGTGTGGATGTTGTACTTGGCGGTGATGTCCGCCCACAGCTCCTTGCCGCCGCCGAAGTACCACCACGCGGTGTACTCGCGCACGTCCGGTCCGAAGGGAACGGCGGTGAAGATGCCGGCGGAGGGTATGATGCCCTGCGCGAAACCGGGGCTGTACCAGCCCGCGTCGACCGCGCCGGTGGAGATCGCGTCCCACATCTCGTTGCCGGAGACGATGGCGTTGGGCTCGTTGAACTCGATCTGGAGGTCGCCGCCGGTGAGCTTGGACACCTGCTCGGTGAGCCTCACGCCCGTGTCGCCGAGGAGCGGCAGGGACGAGGGGTAGACGCTCTGCATGATGAGCGTGTCCGCCTGCGCTGCGGACGCAAAGCCGAGTGCGGCGACGAGCGCCGTGGCCAAAGTCTTCATGGTTCCTCCCAAAACCTATGTTGTTTCCGCGATCTGGGCCGCGGTTCATCCACATTGTGGATATTGGTTGCAGCAACATAACGGATCGCTTTGGCGTCCGTAAAGCAATTTTCGGGATTGAATCTCAGGAAAGCCTATGCGGGAATAGATCGACCGTCTAAAGCACCTCCACAATATGGACATTGCCGACACAGAGCCCGACAGCCGGGGCGGAACCCAGAGCGTCGACCGCGCCCTTTCGCTGCTGGCGCACATCGCCCGCGCCGGCGGCGGCGTGTCGATCGTCGCCCTCGTGGCCGAGACGGGACTGAGCCGCCCGACCGTGCGGCGACTGCTCCTCGCTCTCATGCGCTCGGGCCTCGTCGAGCAGGACGCGGTGACGCGCGACTACGCGCTGGGCCCGGAGGCCTACCTCGTCGGCCTCATGGCGCAGCGCCGCTTCGACCTCGTGGACCTCGCCATCGACAGCCTCGTCAAGCTCTCGGCCGAGAGCGGCGACACCTCTTTCCTCACCGTCCGGCGCGGCGCCCACGGCGTGTGCATGCACCGCGAGGACGGCGACTTTCCGATCCGCACGCAGGCGCTGCAGGTGGGCGACCGCCACCCGCTCGGCGTCGGCGCGGGCTCGCTGGCGATCCTCGCCGCGCTGGAGCCGGCGGAGGCGGAGGCGGCGATCGCCCAGAACGCCTGCGCCCTGACGAACTATTACCCGAACTACTCGCTGCCCCTCGTGCGCCGTATGGTCGAGGAGACGCGGGCGCGCGGCTGGTCGCTCAATCCGGGTCTCAACGTCGCCAATTCCTGGGGCATCGGGATGGCGCTCAGGGCGCCGGGCGGCGCGATCATCGGCGCCTTCTCCATCGCCGCGCTGGACGTGCGCCTCGGCGCCGAGCGGCAACAGGAACTCGCCGTGCTGCTGCGGCGCCAGGCCGCCACCTTCGAGGAGCGCCTGGAGCGAAGGCTGAACGTCACCGCAGCCGTCGCCTGAACAACAAAACGATAAAACGGGAGGACAGGCATGGAACGATCAGAGACGGGCGGCACAGGTTCGCCGGGCGGCGCCGCGGGCGGGCTTCCCGTCAGCCGGCGCGTCGCCAACCTCTCCTACATCCTGCGCCAGAACGCGCGCCGGTTCGGCGGCGAGATCGGCTTCGTCTGGGGCGACGACACCTGGACCTGGAGCGAGATGGAGCGCCGCGTCGACGCCATGGCGGCGGCGCTGCGGGCGCGCGGCGTATCGAAGGGCGACCGCATCCTGGTGCAGTCGAAGAACTGCAACCAGATGTTCGAGTCGATGTTCGCCACCTTCCGCGTCGGTGCGGTCTGGGTGCCGACGAACTACCGGCAGACGCCGGACGAGGTCGCCTATCTCGCGACCGCCAGCGGCGCGCGCGCCCTCATCTGCCACGCCGCCTTCCCGGACCATGCCGCCGCCGTGCGCGCCGCCGCGCCGGCGATCGACATCGCGATCTCCATCGGCCCGTCCGACTTCGCCGAGGACTACGACGCCATCGTCGCCCGGCATCTGGGCGAGACCGGCCCGCTGGCGGACGTCGAGTACGACGACCCGTGCTGGTTCTTCTTCACCTCCGGCACCACCGGCCGCCCCAAGGCCGCGGTCCTGACGCACGGGCAGATGGCCTTCATCGTCACCAACCACCTGTGCGACCTGATGCCCGGGACGACCAGCGCGGACGCCTCGCTGGTGGTCGCCCCCCTCTCCCACGGCGCCGGCGTCAACCAGTTGGTCCTCGCGGCACGTGGGGCAAAGTCCATCCTGATGCCGGGCGAGCGGCTCGACGTCGAGGAGGCGTGGCGTCTCGTCGAGACGTGGCGCGTCACCAACATCTTCACCGTGCCGACCATCGTGAAGATCCTCACCGAGCATCCGGCGGTCGACACCTACGACCACTCCTCGCTGAAGGTGGTGATCTACGCCGGTGCACCGATGTACCGGGAGGACCAGAAGTACGCCCTCGCCAAGCTCGGCAAGGTTATGGTGCAGTACTTCGGCCTCGGCGAGGTGACCGGGTGCATCACCGTTCTGCCGCAGGCGCTGCACGAGGCGGAGGACGGCCCGGGCGTGAAGGTCGGGACCTGCGGGTTCGAGCGCACGGGCATGCAGCTCACCATCCAGGACGCGGCGGGCAACGAGCTTCCGGCCGGCGCGTCGGGCGACATCTGCGTCACCGGGCCGGGCGTCTTCGCGGGCTACTACAACAACCCCGAGGCCAACGCGAAGTCGTTCCGCAACGGCTGGTTCGTCACCGGCGACATCGGCTACGTGGACGCGGAGGGCTTCCTCTACATCACCGGCCGCGCCTCGGACATGTACATCTCCGGCGGTTCGAACGTGTACCCGCGCGAGATCGAGGAGCTGCTCCTCACCCACCCCACCGTGAAGGAAGTCGCGATCATCGGCATTCCGCACCCGAAGTGGGGCGAGGTCGGGCTCGCCGTGGTGATCGCCGCCGAGGGCGAGACATTGTCGGAAGCCGCGCTGGCGGCGCACCTCGACGGCAAGCTGGCGCGCTACAAGCTCCCGGCGCGGTACGTCTTCCTCGATGAGATGCCCAAGACCGGATACGGCAAGATCGCCAAGAAACTGGTCCGCGAGACGCTGGAGGCGAAGGGCCTCCTCGGCACCGAGCCCGCCCGCGCATGAGCCGTGCGGAGAGGATTACCCACCCGGGGCCGCGGAACGCGATCCGCCAGCACGTGGTCCCGGGTATCGCGCGCCGCGTGCCGGTGCGCCTCGCGGCGGGCCGCATCCTGATGGACGCGGTCGCGGACGCGATGGAGGAGATCGGCTGCGACAGCGCCATCCTGGTGCTCGACGGGCTGGCGCTGGGGCCATACCGCTTCGTGATGCCGCGCTTCGGCTCGCCCGACGGGATCCGCGTCGCCTGGTATAGCGACACGCACGAGGGCGTGTCGGCGGTGCTGGAGCACGGGGTCGCCTCGGTCGGCCGCAAGGACGGCGCCTGGTTCCTCCACTGCCACGCGGTGTGGGACGTCGACAGCGAGCCGAAGTCCGGCCACCTGCTCCCCGATCAGGTGACCATCGGCGCCGACAGCACGGTCACCGCCTTCGCCTTCTGGGGCGGTGTCTTCGACGTCACCGCCGACGAGGAGACGCACTTCTCCTTCTTCCGCGCGCGGCCGACGAGCCCGCCGGCCGGGGCGCCCAACGCTGCCATCGCGACGCTCGCCCCGTTCGAGGATCTGGTGACCGTCATGCCGGGGCTCGCGGCGCCCTACGGCGGCACGTCGGCACCTCTTTACGGCCTCGGCAGCGTGATCGGCGCCGACTTCGCCGAAGGGCCGTCGATGGAGTCGCTCGCCTCGGAGGTGCTGACGCTGCCGGGGGCCACGGCGGGCCGGATCCCGCTCCACTGCGTCGATCCGGACGGCGGGATGTTCCGCGGCGACCTCCTGAAGGGCGCGGGGCCGGTGCTGATCACATTCGAGCTGATGCTGACCTCGCCGGAGGTCTAGCACCCGCGCGACCTCTCCGGGCGGCCGGAAGCGCGCGGGCGGGCCGGGCCGCCGCGCCGGTTCGGGGCCCGCACCGGCGGGCTCCGCGGCGGGGACGATGCCGGACCGGGGCGCGCTCCGGGTGGGGCGGGTGCATGGCGAACCGTGATGCGTGCCTTGCACTCCGTCCCCACCTGGCCCAGGGCTTGATCCGGCGATGGCCGGGCCGGGGTGCGAACGCCCCCGGCAGTGCCAACGCCCCGTCCCGTTCCCACCGGCAGAGCTTTGATGACCCCGCCTTTCACGACCCGACCCGACATCCGCGGCACCTTCGGCGTGGTGACGTCCACGCACTGGATCGCCTCCGCCGTGGGATTCGGCGTGCTGGAGCGCGGCGGCAACGCGTTCGACGCGGCCGTCGCGACGGGCTTCGCGCTGCAGATCGTCGAGCCGCACCTCAACGGCCCCGGCGGCGAGCTGCCCGTGCTCTTCCACGAGGCGGCGAGCGGCCGGACCGCGGTCCTGTGCGCGCAGGGGATCGTCCCCCAGGCCGCCACCATCGCAAGGTTCCGGGAGCTGGGCCTCGACATGGTCCCCGGCTCGGGCCTCCTGCCGACGGTGGTGCCGGGGTCGTTCGACGGCTGGATGCTGCTCCTGCGCGAATACGGGACGATCACGGTGCGGGAGGCTCTGGCGGCGGCCATCGACCTCGCGCGCGACGGCCACCCCGTCATGCCGCGCGTCGCCAACACGCTGGCGGGCCTCGCCGACTTCTTCGCCACCGACTGGCCGACCTCCGGCGCCACCTGGATGCCGGACGGCACGGCTCCCGCCGCGCACGAGCTCCTCGCCAACCCGGAGACCGCAGCGATGTACGCCCGGATCGTCGAGGAGGCGGAGCGCGCCGGTCCTGACCGCGTGGCGCAGATCGAGGCGGCCCGCACGGCCTGGCGCGAGGGCTTCGTGGCGGACACGATGTTCGCCTACCTCGACACCGCGTCGGTGCCGGACATGACCGGCCGCTCGCACGGCGCGCTGCTGACGCGCGATGACGTCGCCCAGTGGCGCGCCACCATCGAGTCCCCGGTCAGCGGGACCTATCACGGCTGGACCGTCCACAAGACGGCGCCGTGGAGCCAGGGGCCGGTTCTGCTTCAGGCGCTGGCGATCCTCGAGCACATCGACATCGCCGGCATGGACCCCGACGGGGCCGTGTTCGTGCACACCGTGACCGAGGCGATCAAGCTCGCCTTCGCCGACCGCGAGACCTTCTACGGCGACCCGGCCTTCTGCGAGGTGCCCCTCGCCCGGCTGCTCGACCCGGAGCACAACCGCGCCCGGGCCGCGCTCATCGCCGAGACGGCGAGCCTGGAGCAGCGGCCGAGCCGCCTCCCCGGCTTCGAGCACCTCGCCGACGCGTTCGTGGAGCGGGCCGCACGCGACAGCGCGCCGGACATCAGCCCGCTCGAGCCCACCATGGCGCACCTCACCGAGCGGCGGGGCGACACCGTGCACCTCGACGTCATCGACCGCTGGGGCAACGTCGTCTCGGCAACGCCGTCGGGCGGCTGGTTCCAGAGTTCACCGTCGATCCCGGGGCTCGGATTCTCGCTCAACACGCGCGCGCAGATGTTCTGGCTGGAGGAAGGGCTGCCGACCTCGTTGATGCCGGGCGCCCGCCCGCGCACGACGCTGACGCCCACCATCGCGGAGAAGGACGGCATCCGCCTCGCCCTCGGCACGCCCGGCGGCGACCAGCAGGACCAGTGGCAGCTCATCGCCTTCCTGCGCCACGTTCATCACGGAATGAGTCTGCAGGCGAACCTCGACGCCCCGCTCTTCCACTCGATGCACGTGCAGGGATCGTTCTACCCGCGCGCGGCGAAGGCGGGCGAGCTGACGCTCGAAGCCTCGTTCGGCGCGGAGGTGATCGACGAGCTGACCCGGCGCGGCCATCGGGTGACGGTCGTCGACGAATGGAGCGTCGGCCGGCTCACGGCGGCGGAGCGGCGCGCGGACGGGCGCCTCTGCGCCGCCGCCTCGCCGCGCCTGATGCAGGCCTACGCGGTCGGCCGCTGACGGGCCGGCCGCGTCGCGGCGGCGGCGTTACGCCGTCAGCGGCGCGCTCTGCGGGCGCACGATGACGCGGCTTCCCGACGGCACCCGCTCGTAGAGGTCGATGATGTCCTGGTTGAGGAGACGGACGCAGCCCGACGACACCGCGCGGCCGATGGAATAGGCCTCGTTGGTGCCGTGCAGGCGGTAGAGCGTGTCCTTGCCGCCCTGGAAGAGGTAGAGCGCGCGGGCG
Protein-coding regions in this window:
- a CDS encoding acyl-CoA synthetase; the encoded protein is MERSETGGTGSPGGAAGGLPVSRRVANLSYILRQNARRFGGEIGFVWGDDTWTWSEMERRVDAMAAALRARGVSKGDRILVQSKNCNQMFESMFATFRVGAVWVPTNYRQTPDEVAYLATASGARALICHAAFPDHAAAVRAAAPAIDIAISIGPSDFAEDYDAIVARHLGETGPLADVEYDDPCWFFFTSGTTGRPKAAVLTHGQMAFIVTNHLCDLMPGTTSADASLVVAPLSHGAGVNQLVLAARGAKSILMPGERLDVEEAWRLVETWRVTNIFTVPTIVKILTEHPAVDTYDHSSLKVVIYAGAPMYREDQKYALAKLGKVMVQYFGLGEVTGCITVLPQALHEAEDGPGVKVGTCGFERTGMQLTIQDAAGNELPAGASGDICVTGPGVFAGYYNNPEANAKSFRNGWFVTGDIGYVDAEGFLYITGRASDMYISGGSNVYPREIEELLLTHPTVKEVAIIGIPHPKWGEVGLAVVIAAEGETLSEAALAAHLDGKLARYKLPARYVFLDEMPKTGYGKIAKKLVRETLEAKGLLGTEPARA
- a CDS encoding TRAP transporter substrate-binding protein, whose translation is MKTLATALVAALGFASAAQADTLIMQSVYPSSLPLLGDTGVRLTEQVSKLTGGDLQIEFNEPNAIVSGNEMWDAISTGAVDAGWYSPGFAQGIIPSAGIFTAVPFGPDVREYTAWWYFGGGKELWADITAKYNIHTELCAILVPEASGWFAKEINSPEDLAGLKMRIFGLGAAVMQKLGAEAQSMPVADTMTGLRLGTIDAAEISFPLIDKSLGMNEYASHYYFPGWHQQTSLITFIINQDAWDNLSEQNQFAIQTACAANVATTSARGEAEQLKPLAELEAAGVQVHKWNDAMMDAFRGAWDEVVAEQSAADPDFKRAWDSLSKFREDYKQWSDIGYVK
- a CDS encoding gamma-glutamyltransferase family protein — protein: MTPPFTTRPDIRGTFGVVTSTHWIASAVGFGVLERGGNAFDAAVATGFALQIVEPHLNGPGGELPVLFHEAASGRTAVLCAQGIVPQAATIARFRELGLDMVPGSGLLPTVVPGSFDGWMLLLREYGTITVREALAAAIDLARDGHPVMPRVANTLAGLADFFATDWPTSGATWMPDGTAPAAHELLANPETAAMYARIVEEAERAGPDRVAQIEAARTAWREGFVADTMFAYLDTASVPDMTGRSHGALLTRDDVAQWRATIESPVSGTYHGWTVHKTAPWSQGPVLLQALAILEHIDIAGMDPDGAVFVHTVTEAIKLAFADRETFYGDPAFCEVPLARLLDPEHNRARAALIAETASLEQRPSRLPGFEHLADAFVERAARDSAPDISPLEPTMAHLTERRGDTVHLDVIDRWGNVVSATPSGGWFQSSPSIPGLGFSLNTRAQMFWLEEGLPTSLMPGARPRTTLTPTIAEKDGIRLALGTPGGDQQDQWQLIAFLRHVHHGMSLQANLDAPLFHSMHVQGSFYPRAAKAGELTLEASFGAEVIDELTRRGHRVTVVDEWSVGRLTAAERRADGRLCAAASPRLMQAYAVGR
- a CDS encoding IclR family transcriptional regulator, with the protein product MDIADTEPDSRGGTQSVDRALSLLAHIARAGGGVSIVALVAETGLSRPTVRRLLLALMRSGLVEQDAVTRDYALGPEAYLVGLMAQRRFDLVDLAIDSLVKLSAESGDTSFLTVRRGAHGVCMHREDGDFPIRTQALQVGDRHPLGVGAGSLAILAALEPAEAEAAIAQNACALTNYYPNYSLPLVRRMVEETRARGWSLNPGLNVANSWGIGMALRAPGGAIIGAFSIAALDVRLGAERQQELAVLLRRQAATFEERLERRLNVTAAVA
- a CDS encoding TRAP transporter small permease subunit translates to MRSLLIIAEVLAVPCRIVARIIGWLLLVLMAVIIYDVIGRRFFSTGSFKLQELEWHIHGAIAVLGFGYAYVHNAHVRIDVFSNSFSTATKMRIEILAIIVFLIPFMALIFWFGLDFVMRSYERGEGSPGGVGLSDRWIIKTAIPAAAVLAIMGGVSVLMRAIVALRRPDLLADPWVDRS
- a CDS encoding DUF296 domain-containing protein; this translates as MSRAERITHPGPRNAIRQHVVPGIARRVPVRLAAGRILMDAVADAMEEIGCDSAILVLDGLALGPYRFVMPRFGSPDGIRVAWYSDTHEGVSAVLEHGVASVGRKDGAWFLHCHAVWDVDSEPKSGHLLPDQVTIGADSTVTAFAFWGGVFDVTADEETHFSFFRARPTSPPAGAPNAAIATLAPFEDLVTVMPGLAAPYGGTSAPLYGLGSVIGADFAEGPSMESLASEVLTLPGATAGRIPLHCVDPDGGMFRGDLLKGAGPVLITFELMLTSPEV